The nucleotide sequence tatatatatatatgtatgtgtgtgtgtgtgtgtgtgtgtgtgtgtgtgtgtgtgtgtgtgtgtgtgtgtgtgtgtgtgtgtgtgtgtgtgtgtgtgtgtgtgtgtgtgtgtgtgtgtgcgtgagtgtgtgtgcatatcatttACTTTGCTTTACTTTGTCCATGGTTACCAGTATTTCTCGTGCGACTTTCGTTCCATGGTTGATATATTCATTCTTAGGgagggtgtatatatgtaaaatcattCTGATGCGATTCGTATTTGGTcacaaaggaaggaaggtagtAACGAGTGTAGAAGAAATGTAAACTGCAAAATATGTACAATTACCTCAAAAGATAACTGTTTTCTTAAggccatatctctatctattccttcAATGTCTTACAAGATTTAATCACAGAACTTTAAAAAGCCCGCTTGATTAGAAGAAATTCTCTTACATTTCTATTCCAAAGGTGTTCTTTCCTTTAATGCTTATGAATTATTCTAGATTTGCCAATATCAggtttaccatttttttttttaaataggacCAAAAAAATATTTAACGGATTTGAAGGTTCATTCTAACAAACATTAGTTTTGCTGGATGTGGACCGCATAACACTTAAGAAACCCTGTTAAATATTCGTCATTTCCACTTTGTTTTACAGCAAATACTGGCAACATTACCCAATATCCTGGTACTGGCAAATGCTTCTTTCTCATATCAAAATTTACCATTCATGCAGACCAGTGAAACAATGGGGTCTCATAAGGTACTGAGGTTTTACTTTCCGCTTTCCTTTAACAGCCAAGTCCATGAGTCTCCCCCCGATTTAGCATCAGCTGTACTTTAGATACTCGTTACTCTTCTTGACGTGTCCTCCGTTTGCTTCAAATAACCTGGTGGTTTTATAatcatttactgttttttttttgttgcaccATCATCTAGGGTTTCCCAACCAGGAGTGCATGAAGTTTCCATCGGTTTTCCATCAACTGAGGAACTGGTTCATGTTAATGAATATTCAAGTTTAATTTCTGGTGTGTGTGAACAAATTGGGCTAATTTGGAAGTGTTATCAGTCATTTGATATATTTTGTCACAGGGAAATTGGAAAACTTCTGATGAATGGATTATGAATCCCTACTCCTTCAATTTGGATAATATGCCAGATAAAGGAGAGGTAAAATACCAGAATTAAGATTGTTGTACTTTTTGTCAGACAAAATCTAGACATCACTGGAATGCACAGCCACATGCGAATAGCTTTCAGCAATAGTTCCACATTTTGAAAAAATCGGAACCAATAAGTAGGAACAAAAGAGCACTAAATTgaaattattttataaatattttgataatatttgTAGATATTCAAGGAAGTGTGATTCTATTTTAGGGTTTATTCAAATATTCAACTGGGACACCTTTTCTGGTCTGTAGGTTTGATTTTAAtcatattagaaaatgaaatgCAATATCTTCTGATCAAATTTAGTATAAGTTCACTTCCTCTAGCCTTATATAAGTTATCAATCTGTAGGGTTTGCAAGGACAGGGGTGCGggcataaaaaaaaagttaggaaCCTCTCATATATTTTTACAGTGAGGGAGAGACTAGGGAGTAAAGCCCCCAGGTAAGGAAATGGCAAACTGCACTAGGATAAAATATTGTAGCAAAAAAGGATAAACTGATTTAACAAGTAGGAAAAGTTACGTttgatgtcaaaggttgtagagcagttttcactacaataataatattgtagtgaagagagtagagagagaagaacaaacgGAGTACAAATTCCAGCCTTATATTTTTTCAACACAGCTGTCATACTTCAGGATGAGGACagcagatgaagaaaagaaggaagaggaaagggggagaagaggagaccatgcaaaattagttgaggcaagagCTAAGTTTCAAGTTCTAGGCAATCCTCTACCTTaggtctcagtctccatctcctagcCTTCTTATCTTAAAGTccattaataataagaattgcTTCCAAGTCTTTTTCGCTTTGTGAAAAGTTGAAGCTACTTGTTTATGCTTCTTACATAGCCCATGCTGTGAGCTGTCAAATAATCAAACATTTACAGATTCACTTATCTGAAAAGTATTATCAAACATTTGTAATGATGCAGAAATTAATGAGAAAAAGTTTTAAACTGACATctgtcatttatttacatatcctcTGTACATAAATTTTAATAAGAAAATTGTACATAGTACACTTGGTTTTGTCACTGGTAGTTATTCATTATTGGTTTGTTGTGGAGCATCAAGTAAACTACATTAATGACAATGGAATGAGAAGCTCATCATATCCACTATGAACCACAACCACAATGCTGATGTCATCTTGAACCCAATAAGTCCTACTGCCCAAAAGGTTATGGAATATACTTTTCTATACAAATAAACAGCTAAATATGATCTGACTGgacaaaaaaaatctcaaaatagaaaaataattctTGTTTAGGCAGACTGGGGAGCAAGACCCTTGAGGTCAGCAAAGCACTGCTTCAGAGCAGCAGCCTCCTGAGCAGGAGTGATGGAAGCTTTAACGTTGTTTACGATCCAGTTCACCATGTGCTTCTGCTCAATGCGAGTTTTGACGTTGGCAGTCTCCAGCTGGTAGTCCAACCTTTTCTTAACctgtaataatcatagaaattttAAGTCTTTTACCAATCAATAAAGACCTATGAAATATTGGTGTAATCATAATGCTTCCTAGAAAGACCTACTGATACTATTTCACAACATTCTAATCTCACTGTCATAACCTAATGCTATTATGCTATTTCATCAGCCTAAAACCCTTGGGGTATAATGTATTCATACAAAATGAACTATGTAACACTAGGTTTCTAACAGTCAGAGATAGGACCTGACTTTCTGTAACATATATCCTGCAACTGTTTTTCTAGCTCATCTAAAGGCTCGTCCACACATGTGGGTATAAATAGAGATGACGTCACAGGCAGGCAAATTACTCTATAAACAAGTGATTTCCTTGCTTTCTCGTCTGTGGTGTCACCTTTACAGTGGCCCACTGTAAAGGCCTTAACATTAATCTATTGGTGTCTGGTATATGTACTATCTACTGTActttttagtgttttttgttaATACACGGATGGCTACACATGTTCAGTCACCAAGGTATCACTTCAGTGGTTATACTTACTGCACTGTGGATATTGTTGGACCCTAATTTTAGTTACGTCAGTTTCACATGCTCTAGGTTTGAGGAACTAGGCTCACTAGTGTATGACAGGATATTAACCCCGTGGATCTGGGTGTAATGGTTACGTAAGTGGCCAGCATCCCGGGTGTGCAGCACGTAGGCCAGGTGAGCACGAGCAGTGAcaactctgtgcctcccctttaagaagttattttgtgaaaacttttttagctttattgccaTTCTCCactgtccatatttgtcttttgatttgctttatccagattgtaattacttattttccttgcacatactccatatcatctctatgTAGGTAATAgatcagtgcaagaaaaaaataataataataaaataaaaaatataaaatataaaataaataaataaaaataaataaataagtaaataaataagtaaataaataaataaataagtaaataaataaataaataaataaataaataaataaataaatatgggaCATTTGGTTAccctagtgtttttttttttgtttttttttttccccacgtATCACCACCACCTGTGCCGCCAGTCACGGCAGCCAGGAATACGGtacgcagcatggaaatggcatcctccttgGAGCCAGCgttcttccagtcactgcttacgcacattacattccacattcgtttattgatgggaataatgctaaagcccccttctaaatgccaaatgagtcaaatcacactccaagaggtttgtgcactcgtggcaagtcttttccgtcaccctggcctaCGCTCTTGACACCTTCGTTCAAATCATCCGtatagtgtgtgcatgtgcgtgtgcgcgagagagagagagagagagagagtgaatgtgagagagagagagagagagagagagagagagagagagagagagagagagagagagagagagagagagagagagagagaatgtgagagagagagagagagagagagtgaatgtgagagagagagagagagagagagagagaaagagagagagagagagagagagagagagagagagagagagagagagagagagagagagagagagagagagagaactagctaGCTTGGGCATCTGTTTTTCGTGTGAAAACTAAGCCATCCCTATACTGAAAAAAGTATTCCAGGCATTCTTTTGAAGAGATTGCTTAACCTACCTCTGAATGAACAGTTGCCAGCCTTTCTCTGTAAGCAGCTTCAAGCTGGAGTGCAACATTTTCTCGCTTGGCATCGAAGAGTATTTTCTGGCCTTCAGCTTCCCACTGGGCCTTCTTCTCATCTTCAATTGCCTGCTTAAGACCCTCGACACTCTCTTGGCGATACTTCACCCAGCTGCCCTCAATATCCTGTTGAGAGGAAAAATTTCAGAAGTTTTACTTTTACATAGATGAAATCCTCTTTTATAAAGTTATAAACTGGCTTCCTTTTGAAGAGGACACCTCATCTCACTTGAAATTTTCTTGGATCTATCTAGGAATTTCATCAAAATCACAACATATGAGGCTACATTGTATGTAATAAAAACTACACACAAACCTCAATCTCCTTGTCCAAGTAGTTGGCAATACCAGGGCCCAACTTCTTGATGGCGTAAACAGCCATGACAAAGATGGACAAACCAGTGTAAAACTCGTGCTCCATGACATAGATCTCCTTGGAGCAGAGGAAGGTGGTAAGACCCACTCCAAACATGTAAGGACCTGTAAATAAACACATTACATTAGCTTACTGCAGTAATGGTACAGGAAAAACATTCAACTTCATATTCCTTTTGCAGCATTCAAAATGAAGTTTAACAGATGCATTAACTATTTCAACAAAAACTTCAATTTCAATATAATTCATGTTACATTCACTCTTATCAAAATAAAGGATTCTTTCATTCTCACTATCTTCTATGGAGACTACAATATTCAGACAATACAAAAGCACCACATAAGCctctaaaaaataatattagataGCCTATGGAGATCTTACCAGTGACACCAGTCTTTGAGTAGAAGAACTGGAACCACTCCTCTGGCAGGAAGCCCATTCGCACCTTGCCAGGTTCAACAGGCCTGGCACGGCGGGGGAAGTTTACCTCATCGCGCTCTGTAGCCTTGTTAACGGCAGTGGTGCTTGTTGGCCGCACAGCCACCAGAAAAGGTCTGGCTTCCTGCACtgtaaatatgaaatgaaaaactcAAGTACAAACACtttcaataacaaaaattaaataaataaaaatctaactAAAATAAAATGCATTCTAATTAAATAATATGAAGACTactgaagttatatatatatatatattatatacgtacacattcacacactagtAACACTGACAATGtcccattacttttttttttcttcttgacgcAGATTGCTTCTCTTCCCATTGTGTATACCATCTAATTCACAttttaacccattcgtcccgggtgtcacatatatgagacacagggaaaaataaacaatgtcgggctgcccgccagtgcggtGCTGTCTCGGAGCTGCGCTCTGAGGCAGAAGCGGCGCGCGGCCGggtgggcggacagactccggggaagctccgcccgccgattttgtagctccccggattttttaaattttggctacaaaatgtacccggcgtgagTGGGTTAAAGGAAGACCATGAGAGTTGATAACTCTAGATGCATTAGAGTTTTTTCCCCAGTTGTTTCATTAGTGTGCCTCTGTAAATACTTTATAATGATGAATTATGATATACAAATCTATGAACTGGTGTTATTTTATGGCAATACCCACAACTTTTCTTCACATGAAATGAAAAGTTACATTGTACTAACAGTGTGAAATATACTGAAAGGAGTTGGTTTCATGAAATGAAACCATACTATACACGTAACTAAAATATATACAACTTAATTGCCAATCTTAGCCTATACAGTTGGGAATGGGGACTCAAAAAAATCCTTTCAGCTATAAGCAGTGCTCTGTTTGAAGGAGAGTACTTAAACTTTTCAACTTCCTTGGTTATTATTTGATCTTTCCATTCCCAATCAAACATCTCAaattgttgaataaattttgtgatatGGAGTTGGGAGGCTTAACCTCTGGCGAGTGCATTTGTATTGTAAAGAATTACCCCTTTCATTTTCAAGGTAgcaactcccttccccccttcctatctcaCATGATTGGGGGGCCTGTGGGAAATCATAGTTTTGGGTAGGGGAGAAATCAACAAAACAATCATCACATTCATCCTCAATGTATATTCTGGTAGGTTAAGGCTTGAGATTGGTTTCCTTTTGAATTAACCTCGTAAGTGTATCACCAATGTTTACAATGTAGCAGCATGTCCCCACAACCTCAAGCTCTGCAAACAACCAAGGTTGGTTCACACCAGCTCCACAGCCTTGTCCTTGATCACTCCCCAGCAGCCACTTCTTGTGACTCACTGCCAAGACCCAACTGGCTCACATAAACACCTTATGGGTCTCTCATTCGACCACAGGCTCCCCTCATTCCCTATCTGCTTACACAACCCCATGTATTTAAGGTACAGAATTCTAAAGTGAGATCAGCAATCCAAGATCCACCAAAGCACAACTACCAACAGGAGCAACACAAGAATTGCCCAGTCCTTCATCAATGGGGAGCATCTCTGGCTCCCATGTAGAGATCTACTCCAGCCTCAACACCCAGTCTAAGTGGGAATTCCCATCCACTACAACACTCCCCAAAAAGGAAGACACCAGCCATGTGGTAGATTCATACCTCACCCACAAAACCACATTTCAATGTACATCCTATACTGACACCAAGATAACCATTGCCCGCACAATCTTTGCAGTACAAGAAATCATTTAAAACTGCCTTGAATAATTGGTTAATGCTACCCAGAGCAAAacagagatataaagaaaaggaCACTGCTATCTTCACCCACTAATGCCGGtacattttgaagccgaaaatagtttctgggcagctacaaaatctGCACGCTGGGCTGGTCCAGAATCTGCCCGCACGCCTGCCGCAGCCCACGCCATATTCTGAGCACGGGTTGCAATCCAACGTCACACTGGCAGGATGCacagaaatgtttatttttccgggtgtctcatatatgggacaccaaTTGTGAATGGGTTAAAGAGCATAAGAAATAAGAGTCATAGGTAAAGCCACTGCAACCTCATATTTACCATGAAATGATGATTCCCTGCATATCAAAGTTCAGAGATTAGCCAATGTCCACAACCTTCTCACACAGCCGGAGTTCTTAATGTTTGTTTTCTATAACTTAGCATGAAATGCTAACAAAGCGAGGTTACAGGAGGGATTGTTACCCCGGTCTATGGAATAAGTAGAATGAATTAAGTTTTGGTTTAGGGTCTGGGGTTCACATGATACCTCTAGCAGCTGTGCCCTCACTAGGGCTTGAGGCCACAGGTATTACCAGCACCTATGTCTCGTATCATGTTCTATTCAACTCGTGTATTAACTCTTGACAATAAAGAGTCAGCCATGTCCGTTTATTACTCTTCCCACTAGTATCCATATAGGAAGTTAGCATACTTTATAACAATGTATCAATGCTAGCTCATAGTTCACACTTTTGAAAGCAAGGGTTGCACCCTTGTCCGCCATGCTGCTCCCTTGTAGGGCGAACTAAATATACGTTCCATCTTTCATCCAtcaacgatcttgatttgatagttaAAAATCTACAAGAATCAATCCAGTTGATGGGGGGGCAGAGcaaccccatcaaccctcccctaggCCAGTACACAAAGGGCAAGCCCAGTTGCAGCACCTAAGACTGATTAATAAATTTAGTGATGTGGAGTTGGCAACTacactgtaaagaattaccctaAATATTTCACATAATAATTTTCAATGTCACACACATGCTTTTGTAACCAGCCCCCTAGCAATAAAGATGCAGATAAATACTGCAGTCTATCCCACCACATCCCAAGGATACTTCAAATGACAGGTCAggtatcgttactattgttgccTTGCATTGATAAAAACACTATAAATGCACACAAGGAATCCACTGATATTATATTCTATAAagtttttctgcaggaaatccaatgatttcaatTCTCGGTGTTGTTTCTTCTTTGAAtaaatcgttcaggagatcgagtatcATTTCTCCATCAACGATCTTGATTtgttagtcccgttagcaggggagagcatgaagtatatcagggaaattatgaggtaaaacaggcttaaacatggataataatgattaaaaatgcaCAATACTAGcacaaaaaacacttaaaatcaGCCAAATAAACTATAGATGAAATTCTGGCTTAGGTGCCAGAATTAGAAAACACTATGGGATTCCAGTCCACCTTTCAGCAAAGTACAGGAATTCACATAtttcaaaccccccaaaaaaaattttgacCAACAGACCAGCCTAATATAACAATTTATGTTGCCATGACTGGGCATACTCTTCGGGTACTTCCCGCGAGATTGGTTGATAGGGGGCTCTAACCCCCTAACACCCCCTATGACACACACttttcacctcggtatgtacggaAAGATACAGCTGCATTCAaactgtaaaataataaaccaaatacctttatatccgcaAACATCAAAGTTTCGTTGCTTCTTTGTACCGTGTGGATTGCTTtgatttccttcacttttttggGGCAATTGGAGCTCCTGATGGGCCCAGATATTAAACTGGGATAATCATTTAAGTTtaaataacccagaatcaacactgGAAATGCAACATTTCTCACTGGTTTTCTAGCTTGAAATGAGCAGCGCgtagtaacacatgaactacttcAGACATCATAATAATGTGTTAAACGGTTAGTGTTTTATTATTCCAGGCAAGGTGAACAAGTTGCTGTACTCTGAGAATTTGAGCGGCTACCACGTGTTATATTTTcatcaagtaccccaaatcccgaaaaaagcgataaaaacgaAGGGATCCATGATCCAAAATAGACCGACcgaaaaaagcgaaggaaaattgataTTCGCATAACAGGGTAGGGGCTTACTTTCgaaataattttaatatttatcTGCACGAAATCCACTGATTTCAACGATTCTTGAtgttgtttcttgtgcaaatgcttTGTTAATGAGATCTGAGTACCCTTTCCATTGACATTGTTAGTCCcgttagtaggggagggcatgaagtatatcagggaaattatggggtaaaacaggcttaaataagaataatagcgaacaaaaacaaaaaactagccCAAAAATGGCTAAAAatcggctaa is from Penaeus vannamei isolate JL-2024 unplaced genomic scaffold, ASM4276789v1 unanchor4046, whole genome shotgun sequence and encodes:
- the ATPsynB gene encoding ATP synthase subunit b, mitochondrial (The sequence of the model RefSeq protein was modified relative to this genomic sequence to represent the inferred CDS: added 28 bases not found in genome assembly); translation: MLSRLALRSVQEARPFLVAVRPTSTTAVNKATERDEVNFPRRARPVEPGKVRMGFLPEEWFQFFYSKTGVTGPYMFGVGLTTFLCSKEIYVMEHEFYTGLSIFVMAVYAIKKLGPGIANYLDKEIEDIEGSWVKYRQESVEGLKQAIEDEKKAQWEAEGQKILFDAKRENVALQLEAAYRERLATVHSEVKKRLDYQLETANVKTRIEQKHMVNWIVNNVKASITPAQEAAALKQCFADLKGLAPQSA